The following is a genomic window from Spiribacter sp. 1M189.
TACACGCGGGATGCCGGTATGCTGCTGCGCGCGCTCGGCATGGCGCGGGTCATGGACAAGGGCGAGGGCTCGGTCAGTGGCGATCTGAGCTGGCTGGGTCCGATGTTCTCGCCGCGCTTGCCGACGCTGGCCGGCGACATCAACATCGATCTGCGCAACGGTGGGCTGCCCGCCGTGGAGCCCGGTGCCGGACGGGCCCTGGGGCTTTTCAGCCTGTCGGTGCTGCCGCGCCGCCTCGGGCTCGATTTCTCGGATGTCGTTGGCGAGGGCCTCAGCTACGATCGCATGGAGGGGACCTGGCAGATCCGTGCCGGGCAGATGCAGACCGATGGCTTGAGCGTGACGGGCCCGTCGCTCAACCTGATGCTGCGCGGTCGTACGGATTTAGTCCGGCAGCGTTACGATCAGACGGTGACGGTGACGCCGCGGCTGTCCTCGGCGCTGACTTTCCTCGGCGGGCTCGCCGGCGGCCCGGCGGCCGCCGTCATGCTGTTCTTTACCCGTGGCATGATCGAGCCCGGGGTCGAGCGGCTCACCGAATTCACCTATCGTATTGAGGGGCCTTGGGCCGATCCGCAGTTCCGGATGATCTCGCCGATGGCAGTGGCTCCCGGCAATGGAGAAGACAATGGGCAGTGATCGCGTTCGCGCCGCCGTGATACAGATGGTCTCCAGCGATATCGTGCCGGATAACCTGCGCGATGCCGGCGCATGGGTCGATGCGGCGGCGGGTGACGGCGCCGAGCTGGTGGTGCTGCCGGAGAATTTCGCCTTCCTCGGCCGGCACGAGCGGGCGGCACTTGAGGTTGGCGAGCCCGATGGCGCGGGGCCGATCCAGGATTTTCTGGCCACCACCGCGCAGCGCCTCGGCATTACGCTGGTCGGCGGGAGCCTGCCGATGCAGGGCGATGAACCGGATCGGGTGCGTTCGGCCTGCCTGGTCTACGGGCCCGATGGCCGGCGTATTGCCCGCTACGACAAACGTCATCTATTCGATGTCTCACTGCCCGGCGGTGAGGGTTATCGCGAGTCGGCCACCTTCGCACCAGGTGATGAGATCGTCGTGGCGGATACGCCGGCGGGCCGTCTGGGGGTGTCGATCTGCTACGACCTGCGCTTCCCGGAGCACTACCGGGCCCTGGTGGATGCCGGTGCCGAAATCCTACTGGCACCGTCGGCGTTCACCGCGACCACCGGCGCGGCGCACTGGGCGGTACTGGTGCGGG
Proteins encoded in this region:
- a CDS encoding carbon-nitrogen hydrolase family protein — translated: MGSDRVRAAVIQMVSSDIVPDNLRDAGAWVDAAAGDGAELVVLPENFAFLGRHERAALEVGEPDGAGPIQDFLATTAQRLGITLVGGSLPMQGDEPDRVRSACLVYGPDGRRIARYDKRHLFDVSLPGGEGYRESATFAPGDEIVVADTPAGRLGVSICYDLRFPEHYRALVDAGAEILLAPSAFTATTGAAHWAVLVRARAVENLCFMLAADQGGLHANDRRTHGESLIIDPWGERLAACPVGGGPGMAVADLDRSQQVALRQRLPALGHRRG